In Serratia liquefaciens ATCC 27592, the genomic stretch ACGGTGCCTTTTTCTTCATTGTTTCTGACGACAGTTTTACTATCGCGGACGAATATAAAAATGTTAATGGTGTCGCAACACCAACTGGGAAGGTATTTCGTGATTTAGTTCGCGTAGATGAAGGTAGCGCGATTTCTCATTTAGATGCTAATGGGTATCCTGCAGCTTATATTCAAAACGGAAATATCTTCGCTGGAGATTTGGAGATTTGGAGATTTCATTAATATCAGGTGATGGAATTTACCTGATAGATAAAAATGGTTATGCGGTGGAACTGCAAGTTTCTTCAGCAGATACCGAAGAGGACTCCTGGCTTTCTGAACAGACAGAGAAAAGCGAAGTGTTAGCTCGCCAGAGCCGCGAGGCTATCGCTTCCCGTGGGAACAATGCGGTCCGTCCGTTAGCGCAAATTATTCACAATATCTATTACGGTCAGTCGCTGCAAAACGGCACCGAAGGGTGGCCGCGCCTGAGCACGACACAACCGCTGGATAATTTGATGTTTGGTGACTCATCAATGCCTGCATCACCAACAGCAGCCGTCTTCACTCCGCGTGGTAGTGCGACGCTAAAACCTTTGATCGCTACTTGCTGCGATGCCAACGGCAATGCATTAACTGATTCGCAGGTGTCCGCTCTGGCGCCAGGAACGATCGCATATGGTGAGTCACCTGTAGAAGGAAGCCTGAATTCATGGCGTCGTCATCACCTCGACCGAGTAGGCCTATCCTCTGAACCCAACCGTGTGTTCGTTGGTTCTGCTACAGGGGTCGGTGGGCGAAACCTTGCGCAGCTAAGCAAAGGTGCCAGCCCAGATCTATATAACCGATTCTACACTGCAATGACCGGTGTTAAAGCTATCGCCGATGCCGCAGGCAAGTCATACCAGGTGGGCTGCATCGTTCACATGCATGGTCAGCAAGACTATCCGAACGCAAGTAAGGAGTATTTCAAAAGCGGGACACTACAGCTGCGCAACGACATGTATGCAGACATTACTGCCGTAACTGGCCAGTCTCGGATGCCTGCATTTATCATCGACCAGGCAGGAGCATCATTTACGCGTGACGAGCATGACATGGCTGTTGGCATGGCCCAGATCGAACTTGCAGAAGAGAATGAAAACATATTTCTGGCGGGCCCGACTTATCCGTACACCGACAAAAACGGGCATCTGGATTCAAACGGTTACCGCTGGTTTGCAGAGAAACTGGGCGAAATCGCCTTTAAGATATGTGAGCTTGGCCAAGACTGGAAGCCGTTACAGCCAATCACCGCTGTTTACCGTGGTGTTGACGTGCTGTTATCGATGCATACGCCAGCTCCACCTTTACGCTTCTCTCCGCCGTATGTAGTGAACGCTGCTCAGGAATACGCTGACAAAGGGTTTACCGCCATTGATCGATTCAACGGTGCCGACACTCCGATCAGCGTACTGGACGTAGAGGTCCGTGGGCTTTCAACAATTCACATTACTTTAGTGCGTGAGCCGCTTGGCGAGCTGTTGATACGTTATGCCGACAAGGCTAATCACAATGGCAACGGCATGGTTTGTGATTCAAGCAATGGACTTAGCGAAAGTAAATATGAGTATTTGCCAGATAGTGGCATGTATCCGTCTGCAAACATACCGGAACTCGTTAATAACTATTATGACCTTCGTAATTGGAGCGTCGCATATCAGATTACAGCAGAAGAGGCATAAATAATGGGCATTGCGTTATATGACAACAGCACAGACCTGAGCGGAAAAACAAGTTTCATTATGCCTCCTGTTCAGGAGGGATTGCTGGGATGGGGGCATCTCGGGCGGCAGTATTGAAAAGTCACTGAGAAACCTTGCACGTTATCAACCAGCGTTTACTGTCGTTGGAAATCCAGAGGTTCACGGAAACTATTTACGATTTAAGGGTGGGCAAGACTTTTTAAGGACGTCAATATTCCAGCGACGAAATCATACGCTGTTTTGTATTGCTCGCTCTAATGATACATTCGCAACTGATGAACATAAGCCAATGTTCATGGGTACGTTTAGTGGTCAGAACGTCGAAGCGCCGGGATTTGTTTCACATGGCTTATCGCTATTCGTAAACAATAATGACCCTGGAGCGCCAATGGGGAAACTTACTGCTCAAGCCGGTGTTTTCAATCCGGCAGCGCCTTCTACATCAACACCGCTTTCGGTGAATGTGGTTAAGGATATGTCCAAATTTTCGATCATGTCGGTCACCTGCAGTAATACAACGATCACGGTGAAGGATTGGATCACTGGCATCATGGCAACAAACCCTTTCCCAGCAGGTACCATTCCGGCGCTGTCAAACCGTGCATTTGCGGTGGGTGGTCCTGCGAATGAAACACAATCACTGAAGGGTTATAACGACGTGGCTGCTTTTGTTATTTACGAAGGGGTGTTGAGTGAGGTTCAGCAAAGCCTGACCACTGCTCGTCTTCACTCATACTGTAACAATATGGGCATTCCTCTTTCGTAAGTTAATGTCGGAATGGACCAAGGCTATTTGATTTGGGATTTTGATGCCGCCATTGTGTCACTCCGGGGATGGTCATGGAGTAATGGTCGCTGGGATGTGTCTAGAAGTTCACCTGTTCATAGTGTTACACTCTCTTTTCCGTTATGGCGTAACAACATAGTACATTTTAAATTGTGTACATATGAGTGTACATATCTGGCAGGGTAAAGCTGGATAGCGTCGATAACCTCATGTAGTTAAACGTTATTGTATTTCTTCATGTGATCTGTCGTGTGGGTCACCACTGTAGATAAGGAATTATTAATGCCTGTTATTACTCTTCCTGACGGAAGTCAGCGTCATTTCGATCACCCTGTTTCCCCTTTGGATGTTGCCCGCGATATCGGCCCTGGCCTGGCGAAAGCCTGTATTGCCGGCCGTGTGAACGGTGAACTGGTTGATGCCGGCGATCTGATCGAATCAGACGCGCAGTTGGCTATCATCACCATCAAGGATGCCGAAGGCCTGGAAATCATGCGCCACTCCTGTGCGCACCTGTTGGGTCATGCCATCAAGCAGCTGTGGCCAGACACCAAAATGGCTATCGGCCCAGTGATCGACAACGGTTTCTATTATGACGTTGATATCGACCGTACCCTGACGCAGGAAGACCTGGATCTGCTGGAAAAGCGGATGCATGAGTTGGCCGACAAAGATTATGACGTCATCAAGAAGAAGGTTAGCTGGCAAGAAGCCCGTGACACCTTTGCCGCGCGTGGTGAAAACTACAAAGTGGCGATTCTGGATGAGAACATCAGCCATGACGACCGTCCTGGCCTGTATCACCACGAAGAATATGTCGACATGTGCCGCGGTCCGCACGTGCCGAACATGCGTTTCTGCCATCACTTCAAACTGCAGAAAACGTCTGGCGCCTACTGGCGTGGCGACAGCAAAAATAAAATGCTGCAGCGTATCTACGGCACCGCATGGGCAGACAAGAAACAGCTGAATGCCTATCTGCAGCGTCTGGAAGAAGCCGCCAAGCGTGACCACCGCAAGATCGGCAAGCAGCTCGACCTGTACCATATGCAGGAAGAAGCGCCGGGTATGGTGTTCTGGCACAACGATGGCTGGACAATTTTCCGCGAGCTGGAAGCCTTTGTGCGCATGAAGCTCAAAGAGTACCAGTACCAGGAAGTGAAAGGGCCATTTATGATGGACCGTGTGCTGTGGGAAAAAACCGGCCACTGGGAAAACTATAAAGACGCCATGTTCACCACCTCGTCGGAAAACCGCGAGTATTGCATCAAGCCGATGAACTGCCCGGGTCACGTGCAGATCTTCAACCAGGGCCTGAAATCCTACCGTGATTTGCCGCTGCGTATGGGTGAGTTCGGCAGCTGCCATCGTAACGAGCCTTCGGGTTCTCTGCATGGCCTGATGCGCGTACGCGGGTTCACCCAGGATGACGCCCATATCTTCTGTACTGAAGAGCAGGTGCGTGCCGAGGTGAACGAATGTATCCGTATGGTCTATGATGTCTACGGTACCTTTGGCTTCGACAAGATTGCGGTAAAACTTTCTACTCGCCCTGAAAAGCGTATCGGGACTGACGATATGTGGACCCGTGCGGAAGAGGATCTGGCTGCGGCGCTGACTGAAAACGGGATTCCGTTTGAATATCAGCCGGGTGAGGGTGCCTTCTACGGACCAAAAATTGAATTTACTCTGCATGATTGTTTGGATCGTGCATGGCAATGTGGTACCGTGCAGCTCGATTTCTTCTTACCTGGCCGTTTAGGCGCATCGTATGTTGGCGAAAACAACGATCGCGTGGTCCCGGTAATGATTCACCGCGCTATTTTGGGCTCCATGGAGCGTTTCATCGGTATTCTTACCGAAGAGTACGCAGGGTTCTACCCAACCTGGATTGCTCCGGTGCAGGTGGTGGTGATGAATATCACCGACAGCCAGTCTGATTATGTCCAGCAATTGACCAAAAAACTGCAGGACGCAGGGATTCGCGTTAAAGCGGACTTGAGAAATGAGAAGATTGGCTTTAAAATTCGCGAACATACTTTACGACGGGTTCCTTACATGTTGGTCTGCGGTGATAAAGAGGTCGAATCAGGCAAAGTTGCCGTTCGTACCCGCCGTGGCAAAGACCTGGGAAGCCTGGACGTAAACGAAGTCGTAGACAAGCTGCAAAAAGAGATTCGCAGCCGTAGTCTTCATCAACTGGAGGAATAAAGTATTAAAGGCGGAAAACGAGTTCAACCGGCGCGTCCTAATCGCATTAACAGAGAAATTCGCGCGCAAGAAGTTCGCCTAACCGGCGTCGATGGCGAGCAGATTGGTATTGTCAGTCTGAATGAAGCTCTTGAAAAAGCTGAGGAAGCGGGCGTTGATTTAGTAGAAATCAGCCCAAATGCCGAACCGCCAGTTTGCCGAATCATGGATTACGGCAAATTCCTCTACGAGAAGAGCAAGTCGACAAAAGAACAGAAGAAGAAGCAAAAAGTTATTCAGGTCAAGGAAATCAAATTCCGTCCTGGTACCGATGATGGCGACTATCAGGTCAAACTACGCAACCTGATTCGCTTTCTGGAAGATGGCGATAAAGCCAAAATCACCCTGCGTTTCCGTGGGCGTGAGATGGCGCACCAACAGATCGGTATGGAAGTGCTTAACCGCGTCCGTAAAGACCTGTGTGAAGATTCTGATTTGGCCATTGTCGAATCCTTCCCTACGAGGATCGAAGGACGTCAGATGATCATGGTGCTCGCACCGAAGAAGAGACAGTAAGGCTTCCAAGTAATCGAACCCACGCAGCGCTTGCGTTGTGTGGGTTTTATTCGCCTCACTGATTCGTTGTTTAACAATGCGAAGTGGATTTAATTAAAATGCCAAAGATTAAAACTGTACGTGGTGCAGCCAAACGCTTCAAAAAAACCGGCAGCGGTGGTTTTAAGCGTAAACATGCTAACCTGCGTCATATTCTGACCAAAAAAGCAACCAAGCGTAAACGTCACCTGCGTCCGAAAGGCATGGTGTCTAAAAACGATCTGGTCCTGGTTACCGCGTGCCTGCCGTACGCTTAAGCCATTTTTTTTGAATCTAGAATAAGACTTTAGGAGAGAGCATATGGCTCGCGTAAAACGTGGTGTAATTGCACGCGCACGTCACAAGAAAATTTTAAAACAAGCGAAAGGTTACTACGGTGCCCGTTCGCGCGTTTATCGTGTTGCCTTCCAGGCAGTAATCAAAGCAGGTCAGTACGCTTACCGTGACCGTCGTCAACGTAAGCGTCAGTTCCGTCAGCTGTGGATTGCACGTATCAACGCAGCTGCACGTCAGAACGACATGTCTTACAGCAAATTCATTAACGGCTTGAAAAAAGCTTCTATTGAAATTGACCGTAAGATCTTGGCTGACATCGCAGTCTTCGACAAAGTGGCATTCTCTGCACTGGTTGAGAAAGCGAAAGCAGCACTGGCGTAAGTCAGTTGAAGAGGGAGCTTGCTCCCTCTTTTAATCTTTAGCTTTCAGAGACAATATTGACTTTTTTGCCCGCCGCTTTATCACTGGTGGACAATCATCGACAAGGTAACGTAATCATGCACGCTGCTATTTTTCGTTTCTTCTTTTACTTTAGCGCCTGATCTCAGGAGGCTTTGCGCGTAAGAAAAGAAACGAAAAGTAGCGCCTAAGCCTCCCCTGTGGAGGCTTTTTTGTTTTTGGCCGTCTTCTGAGCCGGGTTAAAGCGTTAAATGCTTTGAAGATGTGCTAAAGGCGTGTTCGAATAATAGATAACAATTACTTAGAGCCATATCGGCCAGAGGAAGAGGAAAGCAATGCCACATCTCGCAGAGCTGGTTGCCAATGCCAAGGCAGCCGTAGAAGATGCCCAGGATGTTGCCGCGTTGGATTTGGTGCGCGTCGAATATTTAGGCAAGAAAGGCCATTTTACCTTGCAGATGCAATCGCTGCGTGACGTGCCGGCAGAAGATCGCCCGGCAGCAGGCGCGGTAATCAACCAGGCAAAACAGGCAGTGCAGGATGCGCTGAACGCGCGTAAAAATACGCTGGAATCGGCTGCGCTGAACGAGCGACTGGCAGCAGAAACCATCGACGTTTCCCTGCCGGGCCGTCGTATGGAAAACGGTGGGCTGCATCCGGTCACCCGTACCATCGACCGTATCGAAGCTTTCTTCGGCGAACTGGGTTTCTCCGTTGAGACCGGGCCTGAGATTGAAGACGACTATCATAACTTCGACGCGTTGAACATTCCGGGTCACCACCCGGCGCGTGCCGATCACGATACCTTCTGGTTCGACGCAACGCGCTTGCTGCGCACCCAGACTTCCGGCGTGCAAATCCGCACCATGAAGAACCAGCAGCCGCCAATCCGCATTATTGCGCCGGGCCGCGTTTATCGTAATGACTACGACCAAACGCACACCCCGATGTTCCATCAGATGGAAGGGCTGATTGTCGATAAAGACATCAGCTTCACCAATCTGAAGGGCACACTGCATGATTTCCTGAACAACTTCTTTGAAGAAGATTTGCAGGTTCGTTTCCGTCCGTCTTACTTCCCGTTTACCGAACCTTCCGCTGAGGTGGATGTGATGGGTAAAAACGGCAAGTGGCTGGAAGTTCTGGGTTGCGGCATGGTGCACCCGAACGTTCTGCGCAATGTGGGCATCGATCCGGAAATCTATTCCGGCTTCGCTTTCGGTATGGGTATGGAGCGTCTGACGATGCTGCGTTACGGCGTCACCGACCTGCGTGCGTTCTTCGAAAACGATCTGCGTTTCCTCAAACAGTTTAAGTAAGGCGGGAATATCACATGAAATTCAGTGAACTCTGGTTGCGCGAGTGGGTAAACCCGGCCATCAGCAGCGAAGCATTATCCGATCAAATTACCATGGCCGGTCTGGAAGTAGACGGCGTGGAGCCGGTTGCCGGCGTCTTTAACGGCGTGGTAGTAGGCCATGTGGTTGAGTGCGGTCAGCACCCTAACGCAGACAAATTGCGTGTGACCAAGGTCAACGTGGGTGGCGATCGCCTGCTGGACATCGTCTGTGGCGCACCAAATTGCCGTACCGGCCTGAAGGTGGCGGTTGCCACCGTAGGTGCAGTACTGCCGGGTGACTTCAAGATCAAAGCCGCCAAACTGCGCGGCGAGCCTTCCGAAGGCATGCTGTGTTCGTTCTCCGAGCTGGGCATTACCGACGATCACGACGGTATCATTGAGCTGCCGGAAGACGCGCCGATTGGCACCGATATCCGTGAATACCTCTCGCTTGACGACAACACCATCGAAATCAGCGTAACGCCAAACCGTGCCGACTGCCTGGGCATTATCGGTGTAGCGCGTGACGTTGGGGTGCTGAACCAGGTCGTGCTGACCGAGCCGGATATGAGCCCGGTAGCCGCCACTATTGCGGATACGCTGCCAATTCGCGTTGACGCGCCGCAGGCGTGCCCGCGTTACCTGGGCCGCGTAGTAAAAGGCATCAATGTCAAAGCGGCAAGCCCACTGTGGATGCGCGAGAAGCTGCGTCGTTGCGGCATCCGCTCTATTGACGCAGTGGTTGACGTGACCAACTACGTACTGTTGGAACTGGGTCAGCCAATGCACGCTTTCGATCTGAGCCGTATTGAAGGCGGTATCGTGGTGCGTATGGCGAGCGAAGGCGAAACCCTGACGCTGCTGGACGGCAACGAAGCCAAACTGAATGCTGATACCTTAGTGATCGCCGATCACCAGAAAGCGCTGGCCATGGGCGGCATCTTCGGTGGTGAACACTCCGGCGTGAATGAAACTACTCAGGACGTGCTGCTGGAATGCGCGTTCTTCAGCCCGCTGTCCATTACCGGTCGCGCGCGCCGTAATGGTTTGCACACTGACGCTTCACATCGCTACGAGCGTGGCGTTGATCCTGCATTGCAGTACAAAGCGATGGAACGTGCGACCCGCCTGCTAATTGATATCTGTGGCGGCCAGGCTGGCCCGGTCATCGATGTGACAGCTGAAGCCGAATTGCCGAAGCGTGCCACCATCACCCTGCGTCGCGAAAAGCTGGACCGTCTGATCGGCCACGTGGTACCGAGCGAGCAGGTGAGCGATATTCTGCGTCGTTTAGGTTGCCAGGTGACCGAGCAAGGCGACAACTGGCTGGCGGTCGCGCCGAGCTGGCGTTTCGATATGGAAATCGAAGAGGACCTGGTAGAAGAAGTCGCACGGGTTTACGGCTACAACAATATTCCTGACGTGCCGGTACGTGCTGACCTGATCATGACCAAGCATCGCGAAGCGGATCTGACGCTCAAGCGTGTGAAAACCATGCTGGTCGATCACGGCTTCCAGGAAGCGATCACTTACAGCTTCGTCGATCCTAAGGTTCAGGCCTTACTGCACCCGGGCGAAGAAATGCTGATCCTGCCAAGCCCAATCTCGGTAGAGATGTCCGCTATGCGCCTGTCGCTGTGGACCGGCTTGCTGTCTGCGGTGGTATATAACCAGAATCGTCAGCAGACTCGTCTGCGCCTGTTTGAAAGCGGCCTGCGCTTTGTGCCTGATACTGCGGCAAATCTGGGTATCCGTCAGGATGTCATGCTGGCAGGGGTGATTGCCGGTCATACGCACGAAGAACATTGGGATCTGGCGCGTAAGCCGGTCGACTTCTATGATTTGAAAGGGGATCTGGAGTCTGTCCTGGAGCTGACCGGTAAATTATCCGAAATTCAGTTCAAGGCAGAGACCAATCCAGCCCTGCATCCAGGGCAAAGCGCCGCTATTTATTTCCAGGGCGAACGTGTCGGTTTCATCGGTGTGGTTCATCCGGAACTTGAACGTAAACTGGATCTTAACGGCCGTACCGTGGTGTTTGAACTGGAGTGGAACAAGGTCGCAAGCCGCGCCGTGCCTCAGGCGCGGGAGATTTCTCGCTTCCCGGCAAACCGTCGAGATATCGCCGTTGTGGTGGCTGAAAACGTCCCCGCAGAAGATATTTTGGCAGAGTGTAAGAAAGTTGGCGCAAATCAGGTAGTTGGCGTAAACTTGTTTGATGTGTACCGTGGCAAGGGCGTGGCAGAGGGTTATAAGAGCCTGGCTATCAGTCTGGTATTGCAGGATACCGCTCGTACACTGGAAGAAGAGGAGATAGCCGTTACCGTTGCAAAATGTGTAGAGGCTCTAAAACAGCGATTCCAAGCATCCTTGAGGGATTGAACCTATGGCGCTTACTAAAGCTGAAATGTCAGAACACCTGTTTGAAAAGCTTGGGCTTAGCAAACGGGATGCCAAAGACCTGGTAGAACTGTTTTTCGAAGAGGTACGTCGTGCTCTTGAGAACGGTGAGCAGGTGAAACTGTCAGGTTTTGGCAATTTTGATTTGCGTGACAAGAACCAACGTCCGGGGCGTAACCCGAAGACCGGCGAGGACATTCCGATTACGGCGCGCCGCGTGGTCACTTTCCGTCCAGGGCAAAAACTGAAAAGTCGGGTAGAGAACGCAAGCCCGAAAGAGTAAGTTGCGTGAAACCAAAAAAGGCCGCTTTTGCGGCCTTTTTCTTTTTTTGAAGAAAAATTCGGGTTATTCCTAAATTATGGCCGTAAGAACCTATGCGATTAAATAAAGTAGGTTGGTGTTTAATATTAAGATATAAATTTTTTGCGGATTTTTCTTATGGATATTAATTTCCTTGCTTTACCTAAAATAAAACCAGGAGCCTCGGCTCCTGGTTTTTAATAATGGTTGTAATAGTGGCCCGGGCCACCACCGCCACGATGACCGCCACCGTGGGGGCCGAAGCAGCAGGCGCTGAGCGCGGTGGTCAGCACGGCGACCGTGAACAACATTCCAATGCGTTTAATCATAATAATATCTCTTTGATAAGTGTCAGCGTCATTATAAATAGCGGCATGGCATCCGGTATGTCAGCTATTCGTTAAACGTTGTTAGCAGCTGTTTTATTTAATCTGAAAAATGAGAGTGTATGGATTATGTAAGCGAGGTGAAAACGATCTGAAAATAGGCATTGAGGCGATAGGCGTAAAATAAACGCGCTGATATAACCAGCTCAGCAAAAAATAAAGTGAGAGTGCCAAAATGAAAAAGATCCTGTTGCTGGTGTGTTTACCGCTGCTGCTGCCGCTCGTGGCCCAGGCAGATGTCTCCATTGATATCAACGTGCCGGGCGTCTCGGTCCATCTGGGGGATCAGGATCGGCGAGGTTACTACTGGGACGGCTATGACTGGCGTCCGCCACAGTGGTGGCATGCCCATCAGGGACGCGGCGTGGGTGAGCGTAACAGCCGTGGTCTGTACTGGGACGGTGGTCGCTGGCAACCCTCACCGCCGCGCGGCAACGATCACCGGAGTCCAGAGCGGGGCGGCAATCCGTTCCACGGTGAACGCGATAACCGTAACGATGGCAACCGTCATGATAATGACCACGGTAAGGGCCGCGGCAACGACAATGACCACGGTAAACCCTACCCACAAAACGGAAATGATCCGCGACGCTAATTGAGTGTACGACGTCTGGTGTTGCCCCTCAGTGGAGGGGGCAGCATCAGCCGTTGTTTTCCTGCCATAATCCTTAAGCAAGGCTTTCCCTTCTGGCGCTAACCCCCTAATATTTGACCCAGACGTCAATTATTCGACCGCCGCTCGCGGCCCGCAGGGAATCGCCACACCTATGCCAACCAGCCAGACCTTTACTTTATTACTGCACAAACAGCGTCATCGCGATAAACGCCATTTATGGCTGTTGGCGCTGGGCGTTGCCGTGGCTTTTGTTTTTAGCCTCAGCGCGGGTGATGTCTGGCTTTGGCCCTCACAGTGGTC encodes the following:
- the thrS gene encoding threonine--tRNA ligase, producing MPVITLPDGSQRHFDHPVSPLDVARDIGPGLAKACIAGRVNGELVDAGDLIESDAQLAIITIKDAEGLEIMRHSCAHLLGHAIKQLWPDTKMAIGPVIDNGFYYDVDIDRTLTQEDLDLLEKRMHELADKDYDVIKKKVSWQEARDTFAARGENYKVAILDENISHDDRPGLYHHEEYVDMCRGPHVPNMRFCHHFKLQKTSGAYWRGDSKNKMLQRIYGTAWADKKQLNAYLQRLEEAAKRDHRKIGKQLDLYHMQEEAPGMVFWHNDGWTIFRELEAFVRMKLKEYQYQEVKGPFMMDRVLWEKTGHWENYKDAMFTTSSENREYCIKPMNCPGHVQIFNQGLKSYRDLPLRMGEFGSCHRNEPSGSLHGLMRVRGFTQDDAHIFCTEEQVRAEVNECIRMVYDVYGTFGFDKIAVKLSTRPEKRIGTDDMWTRAEEDLAAALTENGIPFEYQPGEGAFYGPKIEFTLHDCLDRAWQCGTVQLDFFLPGRLGASYVGENNDRVVPVMIHRAILGSMERFIGILTEEYAGFYPTWIAPVQVVVMNITDSQSDYVQQLTKKLQDAGIRVKADLRNEKIGFKIREHTLRRVPYMLVCGDKEVESGKVAVRTRRGKDLGSLDVNEVVDKLQKEIRSRSLHQLEE
- the infC gene encoding translation initiation factor IF-3, coding for MKGGKRVQPARPNRINREIRAQEVRLTGVDGEQIGIVSLNEALEKAEEAGVDLVEISPNAEPPVCRIMDYGKFLYEKSKSTKEQKKKQKVIQVKEIKFRPGTDDGDYQVKLRNLIRFLEDGDKAKITLRFRGREMAHQQIGMEVLNRVRKDLCEDSDLAIVESFPTRIEGRQMIMVLAPKKRQ
- the rpmI gene encoding 50S ribosomal protein L35, with translation MPKIKTVRGAAKRFKKTGSGGFKRKHANLRHILTKKATKRKRHLRPKGMVSKNDLVLVTACLPYA
- the rplT gene encoding 50S ribosomal protein L20 produces the protein MARVKRGVIARARHKKILKQAKGYYGARSRVYRVAFQAVIKAGQYAYRDRRQRKRQFRQLWIARINAAARQNDMSYSKFINGLKKASIEIDRKILADIAVFDKVAFSALVEKAKAALA
- the pheM gene encoding pheST operon leader peptide PheM; protein product: MHAAIFRFFFYFSA
- the pheS gene encoding phenylalanine--tRNA ligase subunit alpha, which codes for MPHLAELVANAKAAVEDAQDVAALDLVRVEYLGKKGHFTLQMQSLRDVPAEDRPAAGAVINQAKQAVQDALNARKNTLESAALNERLAAETIDVSLPGRRMENGGLHPVTRTIDRIEAFFGELGFSVETGPEIEDDYHNFDALNIPGHHPARADHDTFWFDATRLLRTQTSGVQIRTMKNQQPPIRIIAPGRVYRNDYDQTHTPMFHQMEGLIVDKDISFTNLKGTLHDFLNNFFEEDLQVRFRPSYFPFTEPSAEVDVMGKNGKWLEVLGCGMVHPNVLRNVGIDPEIYSGFAFGMGMERLTMLRYGVTDLRAFFENDLRFLKQFK
- the pheT gene encoding phenylalanine--tRNA ligase subunit beta, encoding MKFSELWLREWVNPAISSEALSDQITMAGLEVDGVEPVAGVFNGVVVGHVVECGQHPNADKLRVTKVNVGGDRLLDIVCGAPNCRTGLKVAVATVGAVLPGDFKIKAAKLRGEPSEGMLCSFSELGITDDHDGIIELPEDAPIGTDIREYLSLDDNTIEISVTPNRADCLGIIGVARDVGVLNQVVLTEPDMSPVAATIADTLPIRVDAPQACPRYLGRVVKGINVKAASPLWMREKLRRCGIRSIDAVVDVTNYVLLELGQPMHAFDLSRIEGGIVVRMASEGETLTLLDGNEAKLNADTLVIADHQKALAMGGIFGGEHSGVNETTQDVLLECAFFSPLSITGRARRNGLHTDASHRYERGVDPALQYKAMERATRLLIDICGGQAGPVIDVTAEAELPKRATITLRREKLDRLIGHVVPSEQVSDILRRLGCQVTEQGDNWLAVAPSWRFDMEIEEDLVEEVARVYGYNNIPDVPVRADLIMTKHREADLTLKRVKTMLVDHGFQEAITYSFVDPKVQALLHPGEEMLILPSPISVEMSAMRLSLWTGLLSAVVYNQNRQQTRLRLFESGLRFVPDTAANLGIRQDVMLAGVIAGHTHEEHWDLARKPVDFYDLKGDLESVLELTGKLSEIQFKAETNPALHPGQSAAIYFQGERVGFIGVVHPELERKLDLNGRTVVFELEWNKVASRAVPQAREISRFPANRRDIAVVVAENVPAEDILAECKKVGANQVVGVNLFDVYRGKGVAEGYKSLAISLVLQDTARTLEEEEIAVTVAKCVEALKQRFQASLRD
- the ihfA gene encoding integration host factor subunit alpha; translated protein: MALTKAEMSEHLFEKLGLSKRDAKDLVELFFEEVRRALENGEQVKLSGFGNFDLRDKNQRPGRNPKTGEDIPITARRVVTFRPGQKLKSRVENASPKE
- a CDS encoding DUF2502 domain-containing protein — its product is MKKILLLVCLPLLLPLVAQADVSIDINVPGVSVHLGDQDRRGYYWDGYDWRPPQWWHAHQGRGVGERNSRGLYWDGGRWQPSPPRGNDHRSPERGGNPFHGERDNRNDGNRHDNDHGKGRGNDNDHGKPYPQNGNDPRR